A genomic region of Patescibacteria group bacterium contains the following coding sequences:
- a CDS encoding thioredoxin family protein: MKVLKIGADWCAECLVMKPRWKEIEEEFNFLETEYFDYDKNKDIREKYNIKHVPSFIFLDKDVNEFLRKEGIVEKSELIKIIVENKDK, translated from the coding sequence ATGAAAGTTCTAAAAATAGGCGCAGATTGGTGTGCAGAATGTTTGGTGATGAAACCTCGTTGGAAAGAAATAGAGGAAGAGTTTAATTTTTTAGAAACAGAATATTTTGATTATGATAAAAATAAAGATATAAGAGAAAAATATAATATTAAGCATGTTCCTAGTTTTATATTTTTGGATAAAGATGTTAATGAATTTTTGAGAAAAGAAGGTATAGTAGAGAAAAGTGAACTTATAAAAATAATAGTAGAAAATAAAGATAAATAA
- a CDS encoding YibE/F family protein, with product MSKKNIQKFLLLGIIFLFPFFVFAQETVNPYKNLSEDVNNNVDSVLFKAVVIEILEEKKIEDVNGNIIEQQNLKLKGLNNGYENKEVVYNGISDMQVYSVQKFKLGDRLIVSADTNTDGEIVYYVIDYIRNNSIYLLFFIFVFCILIINRLKGFRAIVSLFITFFVILKFILPQILNGVNPIIISILGGFFILLMIIYVTEGINRKSHLAILGIFISMIITGIFALIFSNLLRLTGISEEGVFLIDAMKKSIDFKGLLFAGTIIGALGVLDDMVVSQISAVEEIKKTNSNLSNYEVFKRAYKIGVSHVGSMTNTLFLAYAGSSLTVLLLFYVGTKGSMLDVLSSDLVVVEIFRSLIGGIGLALSMPISTFLGAYYLKIKKSSYTG from the coding sequence ATGTCTAAAAAAAATATTCAAAAGTTCTTGTTGTTAGGGATAATTTTTTTATTTCCATTTTTTGTATTCGCTCAAGAAACAGTAAACCCTTACAAAAATTTATCGGAGGATGTAAATAATAATGTTGATAGTGTTTTATTTAAGGCGGTAGTTATAGAAATATTGGAAGAAAAAAAAATAGAAGATGTAAATGGAAATATTATAGAACAACAAAATTTAAAATTAAAAGGTTTGAATAATGGATATGAAAATAAGGAAGTTGTATATAATGGAATAAGTGATATGCAAGTTTACTCGGTTCAAAAATTTAAGCTTGGCGACAGGCTTATTGTGAGTGCAGATACAAATACAGATGGAGAAATTGTCTATTATGTTATAGATTATATAAGAAACAATTCTATATATTTATTATTTTTTATATTTGTTTTTTGTATTTTGATAATAAATAGATTAAAAGGTTTTAGGGCTATAGTAAGTTTGTTTATAACATTTTTTGTTATATTAAAATTTATATTGCCACAAATATTAAATGGCGTTAATCCTATAATAATATCTATTCTCGGGGGATTTTTTATCTTATTAATGATAATATATGTAACAGAAGGTATAAATAGAAAAAGTCATCTAGCAATTTTAGGAATATTTATAAGTATGATTATTACAGGTATATTTGCCTTGATATTTTCAAATCTTTTGAGGCTTACTGGTATCTCGGAGGAAGGAGTTTTTCTTATTGATGCTATGAAGAAATCAATAGATTTCAAGGGCTTGCTTTTTGCTGGTACCATAATAGGAGCTTTGGGAGTATTGGATGATATGGTTGTAAGTCAGATATCAGCTGTTGAAGAGATAAAAAAAACAAATTCAAATTTATCTAATTATGAAGTTTTTAAAAGGGCATATAAGATTGGCGTATCTCATGTTGGTTCTATGACAAATACTTTATTTTTGGCTTATGCAGGATCTTCTCTTACTGTACTTTTGTTGTTTTATGTTGGTACAAAAGGATCTATGTTGGATGTTTTAAGTAGTGATTTGGTTGTTGTTGAAATATTTAGAAGTTTAATAGGTGGTATAGGACTTGCATTGTCTATGCCTATTAGTACTTTTTTAGGAGCTTATTATTTAAAAATTAAAAAATCCAGTTATACTGGATAA